Sequence from the bacterium genome:
AGTACACGAGGTCTGGCTTCAGCTCGAACCCGTCCTCCAGCCGCACGCCCAGGACGCGGTGGCCAGGCGGCGCAGCGGGGTCGTAACGGACGATCACGCCGCTCAGCGCTGCTGCGGGTGAATCCTGGGCGAGCATCTGCTCCAGGAGTGCGCGGAGCTGGATCCCACTCAGGTACACGCGCACGATTCCACCCGGTCCCGGGAGAACGCGGCGCACCGCAGCGGCGTCCGCTGGGCCCGCGGCGAGATCGGCGCCGAGCGCGCCGGAGTGCACCAGCCCGATGTGGGTGCCCGCCGCCCACCGGATCGCGTCCGCGGCGATACGCCCGAGCGAACTCTCCCCAGCGCTGCGGACCAGCGGCGCGGCCAGCACGGGGGTCCCGGGCGGCGCGGCCGCCAGCGTACGTGCCTCCCGGTCGAGCTGCTCGGCCAGCGCACGCTCCACGGCGGCGGCGGGGACGATCCGCCAGTTCTCCCGGAAGTCGTCCTCCGGCCGGAGCTCGCCCCGCCGGCGCACCTCCTCGATCAGCAGCTCCCGGATGTCCTCGCCACGGTCGTAGACCACGGGCGCGTTCACGAGCATCGTGTAGCCGCCACCTCCGCTCTGTCGGTAGCTGTTCACCGCCATGGTGAACGTCTGGTCCGGCCGAACGGGCTCTCCCCTGTAGCGCAGCTCCACGATGCGGTTGCCGACCGGGCGGCTCAGATCGATCACGTAGTCCACGCCGCTGACCACGTCGAAGTTGTAGCCCGGCACATCGAAGTTCGTGACCGTGCCCCCGCCGGGCGGCGGCCATCCGCGGTAGTACTCGGCGGACTTCTCGAGGAACGCCTTCAACTGTGCGCCCGTGATGCGCACGGCGCGGAGCGTGTTCTCGTAAATGTAGATGCCCGCGACGTCGGCGATCGTGATCGGCCCGCGAGGCAGCGCGGCATCCAGACGGAACGCCGCCGCGGCGGAGAGGTCCGCGCCGGTGACCCGGCGCTGCACCTCGTTGATGAAGTCCATGAGCGGCGTGTCCCGTACCCGCGCCTCACTGGCGGACAGGGTCGCCGTTGCCCGGCCGATCACCGAATTCACGTGGGCGAGGGTGCGCTCGTGGGCGTCGGAGAGGGAATCCAGGAGTGCGGTGTTCACGCGCCCGGGATCGGGGCGGAGGAGGGAGCCGCTCCGGGAGACGACAGCCCATGTCCCGCGCCCGCGGCGCACGAGCCGCACCTCGGCGGCGGCCAGACTCCGCGCCCAGTGCCCGGCCTGGAGCAGCAGGGTGCTGCCGATGGTGGTGTCGGCGAGCTCGCGGTGCGTGTGGCCCAGGAATACGATGTCGACCCCCTCGAGCTCGCGGGCGATCCGGGCTGCGTCGTTCTCCGGCGGCAGGCCCAGCTCCGCGGCATCGTACGAGGACCCCTCCAGCCCGCCGTGCGAGAGGACCACCACGATGTCCGCCCCCCGGGCGCGCAGCTCCGCGACCACCGGCCGCAGCGACGCGACGGGGTCCCGGAACTCGAGCACGCCCTCGACGCGGGCCCGGTTCCAGAGTCCGGTGCCGGGCGTGGTCGTCCCGGTGATGCCGATGAGCAGCGTGTCTCCGTCCGGCACCACGTGGGGAACGAGGACATACGGCTCGTAGGCGTGCTCTCCCGTGCCCGCGCGGAAGATGTTGGCGGTGACGAACGGGAAGCTCGCCTGCGCGATCGCGCGGTCCAGGTACTCGATGCCGTAGTCGAACTCGTGGTTCCCGATCGTCGCGGCGGTGTAGCCGAGCAGGTCCATCGCCCGGATGATCGGGTTGGGCGCTCCGCGCTCCACGCGCGCGTATACCAGCGCGAGCGGGGTGCCCTGGAGCAGGTCGCCCGAATCGAAGAGGTAGACCCGGCCCGGGTGCGCGGCGCGTACGCTGTCGACCAGCGGCGCGAGCAGGCCGAGCCCGTGCGGCGCTTCGGACAGGGCGTAGTAGTCGTAGGGGGGGATCCAGCCGTGGACGTCCGTGGTGCCGAGCAGCACCAGGGTGAGCGTGTCCGCGGGAGTCTGGACAGCGGCGCGCGCGGGATCCGGCCGCGGCACGTCGGCGCCGCGGGGACGCGGCCCCGCGGGCGTGCACGCGGCGGCCAGACCGAGCAGTAGGGCCCCGATGCACACGAGCGGCCGCAATGCGGCCGCTCGCTGTGGATCCCTGCCAGAGCGGTTGTTCCGGCTTCCCATGACGAGAATCTACCGGCCGCCCCGGAGGGGGGCAAGCCTCGACGCCTCCCGTTCAGCTCACCGCGGCGGCCGGCGCCGCCTCAGGCCTCTCCGCGCTCTTCAGCGCCGCGTGCGCGGCGGCCAGCCGGGCGATCGGCACCCGGTACGGCGAGCAGGACACGTAGTCCAACCCCACCTCGTGGCAGAACTCCACCGAGCTCGGCTCGCCACCGTGCTCGCCACAGATCCCCACCTTGAGGGTTGGCCGCGTGGCGCGGCCCTCCTTCGTGGCAATGGCGATCAGCCGACCCACGCCATCCCGGTCCAGCACCTGGAACGGATCCTCGGAGAAGATGCCGTCCTCCATGTACCGCGGCAGGAAGGAGGCCGCGTCATCGCGGGAGATACCGAAGCTCGTCTGGGTCAGGTCGTTGGTCCCGAAGGAGAAGAACTCCGCCTCCTCCGCAATGGAGCCGGCCATGAGCGCCGCCCGCGGCAGCTCGATCATCGTGCCGATCAGGTACGGCACCTCGACGCCGGCCTCGCGCATCACCTCCTCGGCGACCCTGCGGATCAGCCGTGCCTGGTGCCGCAGCTCCTTGACGTCGGCGACCAGCGGGACCATGACCTCCGGGTAGACGGACACGCCCTCGCGGGTCGCCTGGACGGCAGCCTCGAAGATCGCGCGCGCCTGCATCTCAGTGACCTCGGGGTACGTGATGCCCACGCGGACGCCCCGGTGGCCGAGCATCGGGTTCGCCTCGCGGTGCCGCTCGACGGCGCGCATCAGCGTATCCACATCCACGCCCATCGCCTTCGCGACGAGCTCCGTGTCCTCCCGCGTAGCGGGCAGGAACTCGTGGAGCGGCGGGTCCAGCAGCCGGATCGTGACCGGCAGGCCGTCCATCGCGCGGAAGATGCCCAGGAAGTCATCGCGCTGCATCGGCAGCAGCTTGGCGAGCGCGCGGCGGCGCCCCTCCTCGTCCTCCGCCAGGATCATCTCCCGCATCGCCGTGATGCGGTCGCCTTCGAAGAACATGTGCTCCGTGCGGCACAGGCCGATGCCTTCCGCGCCGAACTCCCGCGCCTTCTTCGCATCCGCCGGAGTGTCCGCGTTGGTGCGGACCCGCAGGGTCCGGAACGAGTCGGCCCACGACATGAGCCGCTGGAAGTGCTCGGACAGCTCGGGCTCGACCGTCGCGACCTTGCCCAGCAGCACGCGGCCCGTCGTGCCGTCCACGCTGATCCAGTCGCCGGCCTTGACCGTCACGCCATGCGCCGTGAACTCGCCGCGCTCCAGGTCGATGTGGATGTCCCGCGCACCGACGACGCAGCACTTGCCCATCCCGCGGGCGACCACGGCCGCGTGGGAGGTCATGCCGCCGCGCGCCGTCACGATCGCTTTGGCCGCGACCATGCCGTGGAAGTCATCGGGCGAGGTCTCGCGGCGCACCAGGATCACGGGCTCGCCCTTGGCGCCGAGTTCCGCCGCCTCGTCCGGATCGAACACGACCCGGCCCGCGGCGGCGCCGGGCGACGCCGGCAGCCCCGTGGCGAGCACGGTGACGCGGGCGTTCGGATCCAGGCGCGGGTGCAGGAGCTGGTCGAGCTGCTTCGGGTCCACGCGCAGGACCGCCTCCCGCTCCGTGATCAACCCTTCATCCACCATGTCCACCGCGATGCGCACGGCCGCGGCGGCGGTGCGCTTGCCCGTCCGCGTCTGGAGCAGGTAGAGCCGGCCACGCTCGACCGTGAACTCGAGGTCCTGCATCTCGCGGAAGTGCTTCTCGAGGCGGGACTGGACCTCGATCAGCTCCCGGTACGCCGCCGGCATCCGCTCCGCCATCTCCGCGATCGGCACCGGCGTCCGGATCCCCGCCACCACGTCCTCGCCCTGGGCGTTGAGCAGGAACTCGCCGAAGAACCGGCGCTCGCCCGTGGACGGGTCGCGCGTGAATGCGACGCCCGTGCCCGAGTCCTCGCCCATGTTGCCGAACACCATCGCCTGGACGTTCACGGCCGTTCCGAGATCGTCCGGGATGCCGTGGACACGCCGGTAGGCGACGGCGCGGTCGATGTTCCAGGAGCGGAAGACCGCCTCGATCGCACCCCAGAGCTGCTCGTGCGGATCGTCCGGGAACGGCTTGCCGGTCCGCTCGGCGACCAGCGCCTTGTACTCGCCGACCAGGGCGCGCAGGTCGTCCGCATCCAGGTCGGTGTCCGCCTCCACCCCCTTCGCCGCCTTCCGCGCCGAGAGCAGCTCTTCGAACGCGTCGTGCTCGACGCCCAGGACGACGTCGCCGTACATGTTCACGAAGCGGCGATACGAGTCGTAGGCGAAGCGCGGGTTGTCCGTCGCACGCGCCAGCGCTTCGACCGTCTCGTCGTTGAGGCCGAGGTTGAGGATCGTCTCCATCATGCCCGGCATCGAGATCGGCGCGCCGCTGCGCACGGACAGCAGCAGCGGGAAATCGCCGCCGCCGAACGTCTTGCCGGTCTCCTTCTCGAGCCGGGCCAGCGCGGCGGCGACCTGCTCACGCAGCTCGGCCGGGTACTTCCCCTCGCGGAGGTAGTGGCGGCAGACCTCCGTGGTGATGGTGAAGCCGGGCGGAACCGGCACGCCGATGCGCGCCATCTCCGCCAGGTTCGCGCCCTTGCCGCCCAGCAGCGCCTTGTCCTCGCGTCCGCCGTCGGCCTGGCCGCCTCCGAAGAAGTATACCAGACGATCCGCCATACTCACTGCCTCGCCTCAGAAGTGTCCCGATGATTGACGTAGCCGCGTTCGACGTCGGACAACGGCGCCGGATAGCTGCCGGAGAAGCACGCATCGCAGAACGGGCTGGACGCGCCCTTCACCTCGCGCAGCGCGGCGTGCATGCCCTCGATCGACAGGTAGCCGAGGGAGTCCACACCGAGACTCTCCCGGATCGCGTCCACGGACAGCCGCGCGCCGATCAGCTCCTCGCGCGTCGGCATGTCGATGCCGAAAAAGCATGGCGAGCGGACCGGCGGGCTCGCCACGCGGAAATGGATCTCGCGCGCGCCTGCGTCGCGGATCAGCGAGACCAGCCCCCGGCTGGTCGTGCCCCGGACCAGCGAGTCGTCCACCACGACGACCCGCTTGCCCTCGATCACCTCGCGCACCGGGTTGTACTTGACCCGGACCCGGAAGTCCCTGCCCACCTGCGTGGGGTGGATGAAGGTGCGCCCCACGTAGTGGTTGCGGATCAACCCCAGCTCGAACGGGATGCCGCTCTCCTCGGCGTAGCCGAGCGCCGCCGAGTTGGACGAGTCCGGGACGCTGAAGACGCAGTCCGCCT
This genomic interval carries:
- a CDS encoding pyruvate, phosphate dikinase; protein product: MADRLVYFFGGGQADGGREDKALLGGKGANLAEMARIGVPVPPGFTITTEVCRHYLREGKYPAELREQVAAALARLEKETGKTFGGGDFPLLLSVRSGAPISMPGMMETILNLGLNDETVEALARATDNPRFAYDSYRRFVNMYGDVVLGVEHDAFEELLSARKAAKGVEADTDLDADDLRALVGEYKALVAERTGKPFPDDPHEQLWGAIEAVFRSWNIDRAVAYRRVHGIPDDLGTAVNVQAMVFGNMGEDSGTGVAFTRDPSTGERRFFGEFLLNAQGEDVVAGIRTPVPIAEMAERMPAAYRELIEVQSRLEKHFREMQDLEFTVERGRLYLLQTRTGKRTAAAAVRIAVDMVDEGLITEREAVLRVDPKQLDQLLHPRLDPNARVTVLATGLPASPGAAAGRVVFDPDEAAELGAKGEPVILVRRETSPDDFHGMVAAKAIVTARGGMTSHAAVVARGMGKCCVVGARDIHIDLERGEFTAHGVTVKAGDWISVDGTTGRVLLGKVATVEPELSEHFQRLMSWADSFRTLRVRTNADTPADAKKAREFGAEGIGLCRTEHMFFEGDRITAMREMILAEDEEGRRRALAKLLPMQRDDFLGIFRAMDGLPVTIRLLDPPLHEFLPATREDTELVAKAMGVDVDTLMRAVERHREANPMLGHRGVRVGITYPEVTEMQARAIFEAAVQATREGVSVYPEVMVPLVADVKELRHQARLIRRVAEEVMREAGVEVPYLIGTMIELPRAALMAGSIAEEAEFFSFGTNDLTQTSFGISRDDAASFLPRYMEDGIFSEDPFQVLDRDGVGRLIAIATKEGRATRPTLKVGICGEHGGEPSSVEFCHEVGLDYVSCSPYRVPIARLAAAHAALKSAERPEAAPAAAVS